In Malus sylvestris chromosome 16, drMalSylv7.2, whole genome shotgun sequence, the following are encoded in one genomic region:
- the LOC126608138 gene encoding uncharacterized protein LOC126608138 isoform X1 codes for MENARFLQKHQRRKRGRIVPTTMISLLTTNLPGRKLACQPWFLLSLKIGTTKDHATVKPNLTYISDSSLLVKREPDRSQPVQDQELLSQRQLPTRGRFQRAEAHAYMCLRPHVPIYKSLTWNRTTCKKVRNGITYFYFLKKLKIKLLEGRRDMLCKPERDEDTCGLIVRI; via the exons ATGGAAAACGCCCGCTTCCTTCAGAAGCATCagaggagaaagagagggaggatCGTCCCCACCACCATGATTTCCCTTCTGACTACGAATCTTCCTGGACGGAAGCTGGCATGTCAGCCATGGTTTCTGCTCTCACTCAAGATTGGAACCACCAAAGATCATGCTACCGTGAAACCAAACCTTACGTATATCTCAGATTCATCACTCCTAGTCAAACGAGAACCCGACCGCTCTCAACCGGTTCAAGATCAAG AACTACTAAGTCAGCGACAGCTCCCAACGCGAGGCCGGTTTCAAAG GGCAGAGGCACACGCATACATGTGCCTGCGGCCCCATGTACCCATCTACAAAAGTCTTACATGGAATCGAACTACTTGTAAGAAGGTGAGGAATGGAAT tacatatttttatttcttgaaGAAGTTGAAGATAAAGCTGCTGGAGGGACGAAGGGATATGTTATGCAAGCCTGAAAGAGATGAGGATACATGTGGACTGATTGTCCGTATTTGA
- the LOC126608138 gene encoding uncharacterized protein LOC126608138 isoform X3, whose protein sequence is MENARFLQKHQRRKRGRIVPTTMISLLTTNLPGRKLACQPWFLLSLKIGTTKDHATVKPNLTYISDSSLLVKREPDRSQPVQDQELLSQRQLPTRGRFQRAEAHAYMCLRPHVPIYKSLTWNRTTCKKVRNGIS, encoded by the exons ATGGAAAACGCCCGCTTCCTTCAGAAGCATCagaggagaaagagagggaggatCGTCCCCACCACCATGATTTCCCTTCTGACTACGAATCTTCCTGGACGGAAGCTGGCATGTCAGCCATGGTTTCTGCTCTCACTCAAGATTGGAACCACCAAAGATCATGCTACCGTGAAACCAAACCTTACGTATATCTCAGATTCATCACTCCTAGTCAAACGAGAACCCGACCGCTCTCAACCGGTTCAAGATCAAG AACTACTAAGTCAGCGACAGCTCCCAACGCGAGGCCGGTTTCAAAG GGCAGAGGCACACGCATACATGTGCCTGCGGCCCCATGTACCCATCTACAAAAGTCTTACATGGAATCGAACTACTTGTAAGAAGGTGAGGAATGGAAT AAGTTGA
- the LOC126608138 gene encoding uncharacterized protein LOC126608138 isoform X4 encodes MENARFLQKHQRRKRGRIVPTTMISLLTTNLPGRKLACQPWFLLSLKIGTTKDHATVKPNLTYISDSSLLVKREPDRSQPVQDQELLSQRQLPTRGRFQRAEAHAYMCLRPHVPIYKSLTWNRTTCKKVRNGM; translated from the exons ATGGAAAACGCCCGCTTCCTTCAGAAGCATCagaggagaaagagagggaggatCGTCCCCACCACCATGATTTCCCTTCTGACTACGAATCTTCCTGGACGGAAGCTGGCATGTCAGCCATGGTTTCTGCTCTCACTCAAGATTGGAACCACCAAAGATCATGCTACCGTGAAACCAAACCTTACGTATATCTCAGATTCATCACTCCTAGTCAAACGAGAACCCGACCGCTCTCAACCGGTTCAAGATCAAG AACTACTAAGTCAGCGACAGCTCCCAACGCGAGGCCGGTTTCAAAG GGCAGAGGCACACGCATACATGTGCCTGCGGCCCCATGTACCCATCTACAAAAGTCTTACATGGAATCGAACTACTTGTAAGAAGGTGAGGAATGGAATGTAA
- the LOC126608138 gene encoding uncharacterized protein LOC126608138 isoform X2, translating to MENARFLQKHQRRKRGRIVPTTMISLLTTNLPGRKLACQPWFLLSLKIGTTKDHATVKPNLTYISDSSLLVKREPDRSQPVQDQELLSQRQLPTRGRFQRAEAHAYMCLRPHVPIYKSLTWNRTTCKKYIFLFLEEVEDKAAGGTKGYVMQA from the exons ATGGAAAACGCCCGCTTCCTTCAGAAGCATCagaggagaaagagagggaggatCGTCCCCACCACCATGATTTCCCTTCTGACTACGAATCTTCCTGGACGGAAGCTGGCATGTCAGCCATGGTTTCTGCTCTCACTCAAGATTGGAACCACCAAAGATCATGCTACCGTGAAACCAAACCTTACGTATATCTCAGATTCATCACTCCTAGTCAAACGAGAACCCGACCGCTCTCAACCGGTTCAAGATCAAG AACTACTAAGTCAGCGACAGCTCCCAACGCGAGGCCGGTTTCAAAG GGCAGAGGCACACGCATACATGTGCCTGCGGCCCCATGTACCCATCTACAAAAGTCTTACATGGAATCGAACTACTTGTAAGAAG tacatatttttatttcttgaaGAAGTTGAAGATAAAGCTGCTGGAGGGACGAAGGGATATGTTATGCAAGCCTGA